CACCCCCGGCGCCCTGGCCGAGCGCGACGCCCAGGTCTTCCGCGCGGGCGCCCATCTGTCCCGGCTGAACAACGAATTCGAGGACTTCCTCTTCGGCCGGATCGATCTGCTGCTCGGGCAGGACGGCAAGAAGGGCCCCGACGGCGCCTACACCTCGGTGGAACCCGCCGAGGACGCCGTGCGCCCCGACGGCAGCGCCGAGATCGCCGAGACCCTGCACATCGGCCGGATCGGGGTGCTCGACGCCGAGTACGCCCCGCTGGTCATCGACTGGCGGGCCCCGGCGGCGGCGCCCTTCTACCGCTCCACGCCGGTGGCGCCCGGCCGGGTGGTGCGCCGCCGGGTGATCCGCTCCAAGGGCCGCCGGGTCCTCGGCGTCGAGGACGATCTGATGCGCCCCGAGCTGACCGCCCGCCTCGACGGCCGGGAACTCCCGGTGATCGGCGACGGCGCCCTGATGGCCGCGCTCGGCCGGGCCCGCAGCCACACCATGCGGGACATCGTCTCGTCCATCCAGGCGGAACAGGACCTGGTGATCCGCGCCCCCGCCGCCTCCGTGACCCAGGTGGAGGGCGGCCCCGGCACCGGTAAGACGGCGGTGGCGCTGCACCGGGCCGCGTACCTCCTCTACCAGGACCGGCGCCGGTACGCGGGCGGCATCCTGATCGTCTCCCCGACCCCGCTGCTCGTCGCCTACACCGAGGGCGTGCTGCCCTCGCTCGGCGAGGAGGGGCAGGTCGCGATCCGCGCCGTGGGCCATCTGGTCGACGGCGCCGAGGCCACCGTCTACGACGAGCAGGCCATCGCCCGGATCAAGGGCTCGGCCCGGATGCTGAAGGTGCTGCGCAAGGCCGCCCGGGGCGCCCTGGAGCGGCCCCGGCCCACCGTGACGGTCCAGGACGGACAGCTCACGCTGGGGGAGGACACCCCCGGCACGCCCGAGCGGCTGCGCGTCGTCGCCTTCGGCCGCCGACTGGAACTGGAGACCGACGAGCTGCGGCGGATTCGCAACACCGCGCTCGGCGGCACCGCCCCGGTGAACCTGCTCCGCCCGCGCGCCCGCAGGCTGCTGCTCGACGCCCTGTGGTCCCGCTCCGGCGCCGCGGGCCGCCACACCGACCCCGAACTCGCCGCCGAGCTGCGCTCCTCCTTCGACGAGGACGTGACCGGCGAGGACAGCTTCCGGCTCTTCCTGGACGAGTGGTGGCCCGAGCTGACCCCCCGTGCGGTGCTCGCGGCGATGGCCGACGAACGGCGGCTCTCCCGCTGGGCCCGCCGGGTCCTCAACCCCGGTGAGGTGCGGCGGCTCGCCCGCTCCCTCAAGCGGGTCGGCCCGGACGGCACCGGTCCGCTCTCCGTCCACGACGTGGCCCTGCTGGACGAGCTGCACGCGCTGCTCGGCGCCCCCGCCCGGCCCCGCCGCAAGCGGGAACTCGATCCACTGGACCAGCTCACCGGTCTGGAGGAGCTGATGCCGCAGCGCGAGGAGTCCCAGCGGGAGCGCGCGGAGCGGCTGGCGGCCGAGCGCACCGAGTACGCCCATGTGATCGTGGACGAGGCCCAGGACCTGACCCCCCTCCAGTGGCGCATGATCGGCCGCCGCGGGCGGCACGCCACCTGGACGGTCGTCGGCGATCCGGCCCAGTCGTCCTGGCCGGAGCCCGAGGAGGCCGCCGAACTGCGGGACGAGGCCCTGGGCAGCCGCCCCCGCCGCCGCTTCCAGCTCACGGTCAACTACCGCAACCCCGCCGAGATCGCCGAACTGGCGGCGAAGGTGCTGGCCAGGGCGATGCCCGGGGCCGAGTCCCCGGTGGCGGTCCGCTCCACCGGGGTGGTGCCCCGCTTCGCCTGTGCCGTCGGCCGTCCGCTCGGCGAGACGGTGCGGGCCGAGGCGGAGCGCCTGCTCGACCGGGTGGACGGCACCGTGGGCGTCGTGGTCGCCATGAACCGCCGGGCCGAGGCCGCGCGCTGGCTCGCGGGGCTGGGCGACCGGGTGGTGGCGCTCGGCTCGCTGGAGGCGAAGGGCCTGGAGTACGACGCGACGGTGGTGGTCTGCCCGGCGGGGATCGCCGACGGGACGGCGGTCGGGCTGCGGGTGCTCTATGTCGCGCTGACCCGGGCCACCCAGGAGCTGACGGTGATCTCGGACGGGCGGGACGCGCCGGACGCGGACGGGGTGCCGGAGCTGCTCCGCGACTGACCCGGCGGCGGGCCCCGGGACCGGCCCGGCGGTCCCGGGGGGCCGTCCGGGTCAACACCGGGCTGACACGCTGTCAACCCGGCGCGGGGGAATCGCTTGCCGGGGTGGTTTGTTAGCCTGGGTGTGGCACCGGCCCGATCCAAGCCCCCGGGCCCAACCTTTGTCGCTTTGAGCGACCTTCCGCCGCGAGGCGAGCATGGCGGGTCGGTGTCACTACAAGCATTCCTTCAGGTCCATGCCACACCATCCGTGGCATGGACCTGTTCTGGTTTCCGGGGTGGCGCCCCGGGCGGGATCGGGCCGCGGTGGAACGGGTGTGCCCCGCTCGGTCCCCGGCGGGGCACACCCGTTCCATCACATGGAGTTATCTCGTATGGTGGAAAAGCTATTCCGGAAACAAAACGACCACTATTACCTGCTACTGGCAGGTAGGTGCGACCATCGGGAGAGCGTCCGCCGGGGTGCCCCCGCGCGGGCGCGTAGCAATGAAGCTAGGGAAAGCAGAGGAACCCGGTCATGGCAACGGCGCCCAGCGTCTCGTACTCGATGACGGTCCGGCTGGAGGTGCCCGCGAGCGGAACCGCGGTCTCCCAGCTGACCACGGCCGTGGAGTCCTCCGGCGGCTCGGTGACCGGTCTGGACGTCACCGCGTCCGGCCACGAGAAGCTGCGGATCGATGTGACGATCGCCGCGACCTCGACCGCCCACGCCGAAGAGATCGTCGAGGGGCTGCGCTCCATCGAGGGCGTGGTGCTGGGGAAGGTCTCCGACCGCACCTTCCTGATGCACCTCGGCGGCAAGATCGAGATGGCGTCCAAGCACCCCATCCGCAACCGTGACGACCTCTCGATGATCTACACCCCGGGTGTGGCGCGGGTCTGCATGGCCATCGCCGAGAACCCCGAGGACGCCCGCCGCCTCACCATCAAGCGCAACTCCGTCGCCGTGGTCACCGACGGCTCCGCCGTCCTCGGCCTCGGCAACATCGGCCCCAAGGCGTCGCTGCCGGTGATGGAGGGCAAGGCCGCCCTCTTCAAGCGCTTCGCGGGCATCGACGCCTGGCCGATCTGCCTGGACACCCAGGACACCGACGAGATCGTCTCGATCGTCAAGGCGATCGCCCCGGGCTTCGCCGGGATCAATCTGGAGGACATCTCCGCCCCCCGCTGCTTCGAGATCGAGGCGCGGCTGCGGGAGGCCCTGGACATCCCGGTCTTCCACGACGACCAGCACGGCACCGCGATCGTCGTGCTCGCCGCGCTGACCAACGCGCTGCGCGTGGTCGGCAAGACGATCGGTGATGTACGGGTCGTCATGTCCGGCGCGGGCGCCGCCGGTACGGCCATCCTGAAGCTGCTGCTGGCGGCCGGGGTCAAGCACGCCGTCGTCGCCGACATCCACGGTGTGGTGCACGCGGGCCGCGCCGACCTGGTCGACGCCGCGCCCGGCTCCCCGCTGCGCTGGATCGCCGACAACACCAACCCGGAGGGCGTCACCGGCTCGCTCCGGGAGGCCGTCGTCGGCGCGGACGTGTTCATCGGGGTCTCGGCGCCGAACCTGCTGGGGGCCGAGGACGTCGCCGCGATGGCCGATGGCGCCATCGTCTTCGCGCTCGCGAACCCCGACCCCGAGGTGGACCCGGCGATCGCCCGGCAGACCGCCGCCGTGGTCGCCACCGGCCGCTCCGACTTCCCCAACCAGATCAACAACGTGCTGGTCTTCCCGGGTGTCTTCCGGGGCCTGCTGGACGCCCAGTCCCGCACGGTGAACACCGAGATGATGCTGGCCGCGGCGAGCGCCCTCGCGGACGTCGTCACCGAGGACGAGCTGAACCCGAACTACATCATCCCGTCCGTCTTCAACGACAAGGTCGCCGGTGCGGTGGCCGGAGCCGTGCGGACGGCGGCGAAGGCCGCCGCGGCGGCCCCCGGGCCCGTCGAGGGCTGACGGACCGGCCGCCGCGCCCCGGGGGTTCCACGGCGCCCCAGGGGGCCCTGGACCGCCCCTGGGCCGCCCCGGGGGTTCCACGGCGTGGGGGCGGCCCTCCGGTCGCAGCCGCCCCGGCGGTCACGTACCGTAGCCCTTGGCCCCGGAATGATCACGGGGGCGCGGACCCCGCCCCGTGAGGGGCAGGAGCGCCGTTCCCCTGCTCCGGGCTCCGGCGCGTCGCGGGTCGCCGGTCCACCGCCGCCGATCTAGGGTGGCGGACCATGGCCCTGCGGCTCGAAGGAGCCCCGCCCGGTGAACGGAGTGTCACCACGATGTGGTAGTGGCGCTTTTCGTGTGACCCAGGCGGGTGCCGGATTGGCTTTCCCGCCGTTGGTGGGGGCAGGATGCTCACCCGAGGACCTGTCCTGGGGGAATCCCCCACCGGGCCAGGAGGATCTGATGCAGACCCTGGTCCGGGGAGTGTCAGAGGGCCCTGGCAGCATCGGCTTCGATCTCACGCCTCACAGGCAAGTAGAAATACGGGAGTAAGAACATGAACCGCAGTGAGCTGGTGGCCGCGCTGGCCGACCGCGCCGAGGTGACCCGCAAGGACGCCGACGCCGTGCTGGCAGCCCTCGCCGAGACCGTCGGAGAGATCGTCGCCAAGGGCGACGAGAAGGTCACCATCCCCGGCTTCCTGACCTTCGAGCGCACCCACCGTGCCGCTCGCACCGCGCGCAACCCGCAGACCGGCGACCCGATCCAGATCCCGGCGGGCTACAGCGTGAAGGTTTCCGCTGGGTCGAAGCTGAAGGAAGCGGCGAAGGGCAAGTAAGCTCCTCGGCCGGACCCGCGGGGACACCCCCGGGTTCTCCACTCGGCACCACCAGGGCGGCCGTCCCCACCGGGACGGCCGCCCTCGCCGTGCCCGGGGCTCCCCGCCGTGCCGCGCCCCTGAGGCCCGTGGACATGCCACCGCCCCGGACCGTCGGAACGGGCCGGGGCGGGGACAGCGGCCGGGAGGCGGCTCAGGCGCGGCTCAGAGGCCGGAGCCGGGCAGTTCTACCTTGGCCCCCAGGTCCACCAGCTTCGCCATGAAGTTCTCGTAGCCGCGGTTGATCAGGTCGATGCCGTGCACCCGGGAGGTGCCCTGCGCCGCCAGCGCCGCGATCAGATACGAGAAGCCGCCCCGCAGGTCCGGGATGACCAGATCGGCGCCCTGGAGCTTCGTCGGGCCCGACACGACGGCCGAGTGCAGGAAGTTGCGCTGGCCGAAGCGGCAGTCCGAGCCGCCCAGGCACTCGCGGTAGAGCTGGATGTGCGCGCCCATCTGGTTGAGCGCGGAGGTGAAGCCGAGCCGGGACTCGTAGACCGTCTCATGGACGATGGAGAGCCCCGCCGCCTGCGTCAGCGCGACCACCAGCGGCTGCTGCCAGTCGGTCTGGAAACCGGGGTGGACGTCCGTCTCCAGGGCTATCGCGTTCAGCGAGCCGCCGGGGTGCCAGAAGCGGATGCCCTCGTCGTCGATCTCGAACGCGCCGCCGACCTTGCGGTAGGTGTTGAGGAAGGTCATCATCGAGCGCTGCTGGGCGCCGCGCACATAGATGTTGCCCTCGGTGGCCAGCGCGGCCGAGGCCCAGGACGCCGCCTCCAGCCGGTCCGGCAGCGCCCGGTGGGTGTAGCCGGAGAGCCGGTCGACACCGGTGATCCGGATCGTCCGGTCCGTCTGGATCGAGATGATCGCGCCCATCTTCTGGAGCACGCAGATCAGATCCTCGATCTCCGGCTCCACGGCGGCGTTGGACAGCTCGGTGACACCCTCGGCGAGCACCGCCGTCAGCAGCACCTGCTCGGTCGAGCCGACCGAGGGGTACGGCAGCCGGATCTTGCAGCCGCGCAGCCGCTGCGGGGCCTCCAGGTACTGGCCGTCGTCCCGCTTCTCGATGCGCGCGCCGAACTGCCGCAGCACATCGAAGTGGAAGTCGATCGGCCGGCCGCCGATGTCGCAGCCGCCGAGCCCGGGGATGAACGCGTGGCCGAGCCGGTGCAGCAGCGGGCCGCAGAAGAGGATCGGGATGCGCGAGGAACCGGCGTGGGCGTCGATGTCGGCGATGTTGGCGCTCTCGACATGGGTCGGGTCGAGCACCAGCTCGCCCGGCTCCTCGCCCGGCCGGACGGTCACACCGTGGAGCTGGAGCAGCCCGCGCACGACCCGCACATCGCGGATGTCGGGCACATTGCGCAGCCTGCTGGGCTCGCTGCCGAGCAGAGCGGCGACCATGGCCTTCGGGACCAGGTTCTTGGCGCCGCGAACACGGATCTCGCCCTCCAGCGGGGTTCCGCCATGGACAAGCAGTACATCGTCTGTGCCGGTCATGAATCTCGCGTTCCGGAGGGTGTCCCCCCAGCGGAGCGAGGGGGAGTCGGGCAGGGGATCAGAGAAAAGGGTAAAGGGCCGCAGGCCCTGTCCTCACAGGGCGAGGAGCCTGTGTGACGTCATGAAACGGCTACAGCACGCTGGGTTCACGGCAGTTTGCGGAGTGTCACCTTCCGGATGGCCTCGGCGGCCCCGTTGAGCTGCGCCGCGGGGACGGCCGCCGGTCGGCCCCCGCGGCGGGCGAAGATGCGGGATCATGTCTCGCATGACCGAGGTGTCCTCGCTCACAGGGCGGCTGCTCGTCGCCACACCCGCCCTCGCGGACCCGAATTTCGACCGCGCGGTCGTCCTGCTGCTCGACCACGACGACGAGGGCACCCTCGGCGTGGTGCTCAACAGACCCACGCCGGTGGGGGTCGCCGACATCCTGGAGTCCTGGGCGGCGCTCGCCGGGGAGCCCGGTGTGGTCTTCCAGGGCGGACCGGTCTCGCTCGACTCCGCGCTCGGCGTCGCCGTCATCCCCGGTGACGAGGGCCCGATCGGCTGGCGCCGGGTGTACGGGGCGATCGGCCTGGTGGATCTGGAGACCCCGCCCGAACTGCTGGGCGCGGCCCTCGGCTCGCTGCGCATCTTCGCCGGGTACGCGGGCTGGGGCCCGGGCCAGCTCGAAGCCGAACTGGAGGAGGGCGCCTGGTACGTCGTGGACTCCGAGCCCGGTGATGTCTCCTCGCCGAAGCCGGAGAACCTGTGGCGGGCGGTGCTCCGGCGGCAGCGCAGCGAGCTGGCGATGTTCGCGACCTACCCCGACGACCCGTCCCTCAACTGACCCTCCCCCTTGCCGCCGAGCCGCCCTCCGGCCCGGGTACCCTTGGAGGTCATGAGCACTCTTGGTGAGCCCGAGCGCGGGACAGGGACGGGAACCCTCGTAGAGCCGACGCCGCAGGTGTCGCACGGCGACGGCGATCACGAGCGCTTCGCCCACTATGTCCAGAAGGACAAGATCATGGCGAGCGCCCTCGACGGCACTCCCGTGGTCGCCCTGTGCGGAAAGGTCTGGGTGCCGGGGCGCGATCCCAAGAAGTACCCGGTCTGCCCGCTCTGCAAGGAGATCTACGACTCGATGGGTCCCGGCGGCGGCAAGGACAAGGGCAAGGACGGCTAGGCCCCAGGCCCTGCCCGGCCGGGAGTGCCCGGCCCCGTACCCCGGTGACGGCCCGGGACGCGCGATCGCGCGTCCCGGGCCGTTTCGTGCTTTCCGCGCCCGTTCCGTACCCGTGCGCTCACATGGGGTTCCCCCGGACCGGTGAGCGTTGCACAGGATGCGTCGCCCGGTCACAGAGTGGTTGAGATCTCTTGTCGCGGCTGAGTGGCACCTCTAGTTTCTTCCCTGTTGTGCAGTACGAAACGTTCGTTGCAGATGCTGCAACAGCTACGCGTAGGGGACCTCGCATGAAGCTCAGCTCCCGTATCGCCGCATCCCTCTCGGCACTGGCGCTGGCGGGCCTCACCGCCACCGCGTGTGCCCCTCAGACCTCGGACAACAGCGCCGACAAGGACGAGAAGTCCGGAACCCTGCGGGTCTGGCTGTTCCAGGAGGTCAACAACGACCCCAAGAAGAAGGCCGTGGACGCGGCCGTGGCCGCCTTCACCCAGCAGCACAAGGACGCCCGGGTCGAGGTCGAGTACATCCCGGTCGAGACCCGCGCCCAGCGCATCAAGGCCGCCTTCAACGACCCCAAGAGCGCGCCCGACCTGGTCGAGTACGGCAATACCGACACCGCCGGCTATGTGAAGGACGGCGGACTCGCCGACATCACCGGAGAGTTCAACGCCTGGGGCGAGGCGAAGAACGCCGACCCCACCGCCGTCCAGGGCGTCACCGTCGACGGCAAGATCTACGGCGCGCCCCTCTTCGTCGGGGTCCGTGCCCTCTACTACCGCACCGACGTCTTCAAGGAACTGGGCCTCAAACCGCCCAGCACCCAGGACGAGCTGATCTCCACCGCCAAGAAGATCCGCAAGGAGAAGCCCGAGCTGTACGGCATGGCCGTCGGCGGCGCCTACACCTATGGCGCGATGCCCTTCGTCTGGGCCCACGGCGGCGACCTGGCCGAGGGCGCCTCCGGCTCCTACCGGGCGACGATCGACAGCCCGGCCGCACAGAAGGGCGTCGCCGCCTACACCTCGCTCTTCGGCGACGACAACTGCCCGGCCGCCAAGTGCGCGGCC
The nucleotide sequence above comes from Streptomyces clavuligerus. Encoded proteins:
- a CDS encoding HelD family protein, with the protein product MEQTHLDRVYRRLEEKIGDAEFLMRDAAKLGQVGTPGALAERDAQVFRAGAHLSRLNNEFEDFLFGRIDLLLGQDGKKGPDGAYTSVEPAEDAVRPDGSAEIAETLHIGRIGVLDAEYAPLVIDWRAPAAAPFYRSTPVAPGRVVRRRVIRSKGRRVLGVEDDLMRPELTARLDGRELPVIGDGALMAALGRARSHTMRDIVSSIQAEQDLVIRAPAASVTQVEGGPGTGKTAVALHRAAYLLYQDRRRYAGGILIVSPTPLLVAYTEGVLPSLGEEGQVAIRAVGHLVDGAEATVYDEQAIARIKGSARMLKVLRKAARGALERPRPTVTVQDGQLTLGEDTPGTPERLRVVAFGRRLELETDELRRIRNTALGGTAPVNLLRPRARRLLLDALWSRSGAAGRHTDPELAAELRSSFDEDVTGEDSFRLFLDEWWPELTPRAVLAAMADERRLSRWARRVLNPGEVRRLARSLKRVGPDGTGPLSVHDVALLDELHALLGAPARPRRKRELDPLDQLTGLEELMPQREESQRERAERLAAERTEYAHVIVDEAQDLTPLQWRMIGRRGRHATWTVVGDPAQSSWPEPEEAAELRDEALGSRPRRRFQLTVNYRNPAEIAELAAKVLARAMPGAESPVAVRSTGVVPRFACAVGRPLGETVRAEAERLLDRVDGTVGVVVAMNRRAEAARWLAGLGDRVVALGSLEAKGLEYDATVVVCPAGIADGTAVGLRVLYVALTRATQELTVISDGRDAPDADGVPELLRD
- a CDS encoding NAD-dependent malic enzyme, with product MATAPSVSYSMTVRLEVPASGTAVSQLTTAVESSGGSVTGLDVTASGHEKLRIDVTIAATSTAHAEEIVEGLRSIEGVVLGKVSDRTFLMHLGGKIEMASKHPIRNRDDLSMIYTPGVARVCMAIAENPEDARRLTIKRNSVAVVTDGSAVLGLGNIGPKASLPVMEGKAALFKRFAGIDAWPICLDTQDTDEIVSIVKAIAPGFAGINLEDISAPRCFEIEARLREALDIPVFHDDQHGTAIVVLAALTNALRVVGKTIGDVRVVMSGAGAAGTAILKLLLAAGVKHAVVADIHGVVHAGRADLVDAAPGSPLRWIADNTNPEGVTGSLREAVVGADVFIGVSAPNLLGAEDVAAMADGAIVFALANPDPEVDPAIARQTAAVVATGRSDFPNQINNVLVFPGVFRGLLDAQSRTVNTEMMLAAASALADVVTEDELNPNYIIPSVFNDKVAGAVAGAVRTAAKAAAAAPGPVEG
- a CDS encoding HU family DNA-binding protein, whose amino-acid sequence is MNRSELVAALADRAEVTRKDADAVLAALAETVGEIVAKGDEKVTIPGFLTFERTHRAARTARNPQTGDPIQIPAGYSVKVSAGSKLKEAAKGK
- the murA gene encoding UDP-N-acetylglucosamine 1-carboxyvinyltransferase, which produces MTGTDDVLLVHGGTPLEGEIRVRGAKNLVPKAMVAALLGSEPSRLRNVPDIRDVRVVRGLLQLHGVTVRPGEEPGELVLDPTHVESANIADIDAHAGSSRIPILFCGPLLHRLGHAFIPGLGGCDIGGRPIDFHFDVLRQFGARIEKRDDGQYLEAPQRLRGCKIRLPYPSVGSTEQVLLTAVLAEGVTELSNAAVEPEIEDLICVLQKMGAIISIQTDRTIRITGVDRLSGYTHRALPDRLEAASWASAALATEGNIYVRGAQQRSMMTFLNTYRKVGGAFEIDDEGIRFWHPGGSLNAIALETDVHPGFQTDWQQPLVVALTQAAGLSIVHETVYESRLGFTSALNQMGAHIQLYRECLGGSDCRFGQRNFLHSAVVSGPTKLQGADLVIPDLRGGFSYLIAALAAQGTSRVHGIDLINRGYENFMAKLVDLGAKVELPGSGL
- a CDS encoding YqgE/AlgH family protein, yielding MTEVSSLTGRLLVATPALADPNFDRAVVLLLDHDDEGTLGVVLNRPTPVGVADILESWAALAGEPGVVFQGGPVSLDSALGVAVIPGDEGPIGWRRVYGAIGLVDLETPPELLGAALGSLRIFAGYAGWGPGQLEAELEEGAWYVVDSEPGDVSSPKPENLWRAVLRRQRSELAMFATYPDDPSLN
- a CDS encoding DUF3039 domain-containing protein; this encodes MSTLGEPERGTGTGTLVEPTPQVSHGDGDHERFAHYVQKDKIMASALDGTPVVALCGKVWVPGRDPKKYPVCPLCKEIYDSMGPGGGKDKGKDG
- a CDS encoding extracellular solute-binding protein, yielding MKLSSRIAASLSALALAGLTATACAPQTSDNSADKDEKSGTLRVWLFQEVNNDPKKKAVDAAVAAFTQQHKDARVEVEYIPVETRAQRIKAAFNDPKSAPDLVEYGNTDTAGYVKDGGLADITGEFNAWGEAKNADPTAVQGVTVDGKIYGAPLFVGVRALYYRTDVFKELGLKPPSTQDELISTAKKIRKEKPELYGMAVGGAYTYGAMPFVWAHGGDLAEGASGSYRATIDSPAAQKGVAAYTSLFGDDNCPAAKCAAMTGNAVVTAFASGKAAMAVGGDFSHQAVEAGAVKGKYAVVPLPGLKKGEIAPAFAGGNNLGVLKSSSHRTLAIDLLQRLAGKENQRALFDAMGFLPTYSDVRQEVAAKEPFLGPFVQTLGAGAKFVPASPGWGQIDASQVLPTMFQEIVSGKKDVAKASADAAKKMDTAFRDAG